The following proteins are co-located in the Deinococcus aquaedulcis genome:
- a CDS encoding potassium-transporting ATPase subunit F codes for MDAFLLLLVLLLGAYLLYALVRAERF; via the coding sequence ATGGACGCTTTCCTTCTGTTGCTGGTGCTGCTGCTGGGCGCCTACCTGCTGTACGCCCTGGTGCGGGCCGAGAGGTTCTGA
- the kdpA gene encoding potassium-transporting ATPase subunit KdpA translates to MDILLTYGLAVALALPLGLLIARVYDSPASPLSRGLLRLCGVNAARGMTWRGYAAALLGTNLLVGLAALAVYLGQGGLPLNPDAIASMRWDTAVHTMASFITNTNQQHYSGQSSLSYLSQLLGITALQLFTPAVGMAALFAVLRGLRGETNVGNYYLDVTRAAGLLAAPAFVLALLLTWQGVPSTFAGARTATLLEPHTVQGQTVTTQTIPVGPVAGMVAIKQLGTNGGGWYGPNSAVPLENPTPLSNLLQLVSIILFPVALVVATGRFLRRPRFGLMVIAVMSVLSAALTLGAVLAERAPNAALAGLAAAGPNLEGKEVRFGADASALWGALTTQTSNGSVNSMLDSFTPLGGLVPQLGMFLNDVYGGIGVGMINMLVFVLLTVFVAGLMVGRTPELFGRKIEAREIKIASLILLLQPLLVLGLTAAALANPAVTANSNPGFHGLSQVLYEYNSAFANNGSGFEGLGDNTPWWNLTCAAALLLARFLPIVGPLAIAGLLAAKKAAPESSGTLRVDTPVFAGMLLSVMVLLQLLNFAPALVLGPVAEHLSQGQSTQSAAKDVTK, encoded by the coding sequence GTGGACATTCTGCTGACCTACGGCCTGGCCGTTGCGCTGGCACTGCCCCTGGGCCTGCTGATCGCCCGGGTGTACGACAGCCCGGCCTCGCCCCTCAGCCGGGGCCTGCTGCGGCTGTGCGGCGTGAACGCGGCGCGCGGCATGACGTGGCGGGGCTACGCGGCGGCGCTGCTGGGCACCAACCTGCTGGTGGGGCTGGCCGCGCTGGCGGTTTACCTGGGGCAGGGCGGCCTGCCGCTGAACCCCGACGCCATTGCCAGCATGCGCTGGGACACGGCCGTGCACACCATGGCCTCGTTTATCACCAACACCAACCAGCAGCACTACAGCGGGCAAAGTAGCCTGTCGTACCTGTCGCAGCTGCTGGGCATCACGGCGCTGCAGCTGTTCACGCCGGCCGTGGGCATGGCCGCCCTGTTTGCCGTTCTGCGCGGCCTGCGCGGTGAGACGAACGTGGGCAACTATTACCTGGATGTGACCCGCGCCGCCGGGCTGCTGGCCGCCCCCGCCTTCGTGCTGGCGCTGCTGCTGACATGGCAGGGCGTGCCCAGCACCTTTGCGGGCGCCAGAACCGCCACGCTGCTGGAGCCGCACACCGTTCAGGGTCAGACCGTGACCACCCAGACCATTCCGGTGGGGCCGGTGGCGGGCATGGTGGCCATCAAGCAGCTGGGCACCAACGGCGGGGGCTGGTACGGCCCCAACAGCGCCGTGCCGCTGGAAAACCCCACCCCGCTGTCGAACCTGCTGCAACTGGTGAGCATCATTCTCTTTCCGGTGGCGCTGGTGGTGGCGACCGGGCGCTTTCTGCGCCGCCCCCGCTTTGGCCTGATGGTCATAGCGGTCATGAGCGTGCTCTCGGCGGCGCTGACCCTGGGCGCGGTGCTGGCTGAACGCGCGCCGAACGCGGCGCTCGCTGGCCTGGCTGCCGCTGGGCCCAACCTGGAAGGCAAGGAGGTGCGCTTTGGCGCCGACGCCTCGGCCCTGTGGGGCGCGCTGACCACCCAGACGAGCAACGGCTCGGTGAACAGCATGCTGGATTCCTTTACGCCGCTGGGCGGACTGGTGCCGCAGCTGGGCATGTTCCTGAACGATGTCTACGGCGGCATTGGCGTGGGCATGATCAACATGCTGGTGTTCGTGCTGCTCACCGTGTTCGTGGCCGGGCTGATGGTGGGCCGCACCCCGGAACTGTTTGGCCGCAAGATTGAGGCGCGCGAAATCAAGATCGCCTCCCTGATTCTGCTGCTGCAGCCGCTGCTGGTGCTGGGCCTCACGGCCGCCGCGCTGGCCAACCCGGCCGTGACCGCCAACTCCAACCCCGGCTTTCACGGGCTATCGCAGGTGCTCTACGAGTACAACTCGGCGTTTGCCAACAACGGCAGCGGCTTTGAGGGGCTGGGCGACAACACCCCGTGGTGGAACCTGACCTGCGCCGCCGCGCTGCTGCTGGCCCGCTTTCTGCCCATCGTGGGGCCGCTGGCGATTGCCGGACTGCTGGCCGCCAAAAAGGCCGCCCCCGAAAGCAGCGGCACCCTGCGGGTGGACACCCCGGTCTTCGCCGGCATGCTGCTGAGCGTGATGGTGCTGCTGCAACTGCTGAACTTTGCCCCGGCCCTGGTGCTGGGCCCGGTGGCCGAACACCTCAGCCAGGGCCAGAGCACCCAGAGCGCCGCCAAGGACGTGACGAAATGA
- the kdpB gene encoding potassium-transporting ATPase subunit KdpB, with the protein MTAAPQPQPGTPPTARTSIFAPDLVRAALVAAVTKLSPRPMAKNPVMFVVFVGAAVTLVLTVQSMVAGRPWGYEAAVTLLLLFTVIFANFAEGLAEARGKAQANGLRSAREDTPARRVVDGREEVVPSTRLSRGDVVVVSAGEMIPADGEVIEGLASVDESAITGESAPVIREAGTDHSGVTGGTRVLSDRIVVQVTSQPGESFLDRMIALVEGASRQKTPNELALSILLAALTLVFLIVVATLLPMSRFAGAEVNVVTLVALLVCLIPTTIGGLLPAIGIAGMDRALQANVIAKSGKAVEVAGDVDILLLDKTGTITIGDRQATRFAPLPGISAEQLARAAAVASLADPTPEGKSIVALARQQGVYAEEPTNAQWIEFTAQTRMSGVDYASSAGPVSIRKGASDRMARLAAERGARVPAELSPLVDEVARGGSTPLVVIENERLLGVVALSDIVKPGMRERFEQLRRMGLKTVMITGDNPLTAEAIAREAGVDSFLAEATPEDKLAMIREEQGQGKLVAMMGDGTNDAPALAQADVGLAMQSGTQAAKEAANMIDLDSNPTKLIEVVEIGKGLLMTRGALTTFSIANDVAKYFAILPALFAAQLPALAPLNVMGLRSPESAILSAVIFNALVIPALIPVALKGVRYTPGSADALLARNLLVYGLGGVLVPFVGIKLIDLLLGALGV; encoded by the coding sequence ATGACCGCCGCTCCCCAACCCCAGCCCGGCACCCCCCCCACCGCCAGGACGTCCATCTTCGCTCCTGACCTCGTGCGCGCCGCGCTGGTGGCGGCCGTGACCAAGCTCAGCCCGCGCCCCATGGCGAAAAACCCGGTGATGTTCGTGGTGTTCGTGGGCGCCGCCGTGACCCTGGTGCTCACGGTGCAGAGCATGGTCGCCGGGCGTCCCTGGGGCTACGAAGCCGCCGTGACGCTGCTGCTGCTGTTCACCGTGATCTTTGCCAATTTTGCCGAGGGACTGGCCGAGGCGCGCGGCAAGGCCCAGGCCAATGGCCTGCGCTCGGCGCGAGAGGACACCCCGGCGCGGCGCGTGGTGGACGGGCGCGAGGAAGTGGTGCCCAGCACCCGCCTGAGCCGGGGCGACGTGGTGGTGGTGAGCGCAGGCGAGATGATTCCCGCCGACGGCGAGGTGATTGAGGGCCTGGCCAGCGTGGACGAGAGCGCCATTACCGGCGAAAGCGCCCCCGTGATCCGCGAGGCGGGCACCGACCACAGCGGCGTGACCGGGGGCACCCGGGTGCTCTCGGACCGCATCGTGGTGCAGGTGACCAGCCAGCCCGGCGAGAGCTTTCTGGACCGCATGATCGCGCTGGTGGAAGGCGCCAGCCGCCAGAAGACCCCCAACGAACTGGCCCTGAGCATTCTGCTGGCCGCCCTGACCCTGGTGTTCCTGATCGTGGTGGCGACCCTGCTGCCCATGTCGCGCTTTGCGGGCGCCGAGGTGAACGTGGTGACGCTGGTGGCGCTGCTGGTGTGCCTGATTCCCACCACCATCGGCGGCCTGCTGCCGGCCATCGGGATTGCGGGCATGGACCGCGCCCTGCAGGCCAACGTGATTGCCAAGAGCGGCAAGGCCGTGGAGGTGGCGGGCGATGTGGACATCCTGCTGCTGGACAAGACCGGCACCATCACCATTGGGGACCGGCAGGCCACCCGCTTTGCCCCGCTGCCCGGCATCAGCGCCGAGCAGCTGGCGCGCGCCGCCGCCGTGGCCTCGCTGGCCGACCCCACCCCCGAAGGCAAGAGCATCGTGGCCCTGGCCCGGCAGCAGGGCGTGTACGCCGAAGAACCCACGAACGCCCAGTGGATTGAGTTCACCGCCCAGACCCGCATGAGCGGCGTGGACTATGCCAGCAGCGCGGGGCCGGTGAGCATTCGCAAGGGGGCCTCGGACCGCATGGCGCGGCTGGCAGCCGAGCGCGGCGCCCGCGTGCCCGCCGAACTCTCGCCGCTGGTGGACGAGGTGGCGCGCGGCGGCAGCACCCCGCTGGTGGTGATTGAAAACGAGCGCCTGCTGGGCGTGGTGGCGCTCTCCGACATCGTGAAGCCCGGCATGCGCGAGCGCTTTGAGCAGTTGCGGCGCATGGGCCTGAAAACGGTGATGATCACGGGCGACAACCCCCTGACCGCCGAGGCCATTGCCCGCGAGGCCGGCGTGGACAGCTTTCTGGCCGAAGCCACCCCCGAAGACAAGCTGGCGATGATCCGTGAGGAGCAGGGCCAGGGCAAGCTGGTGGCCATGATGGGCGACGGCACCAACGACGCCCCGGCGCTGGCCCAGGCCGATGTGGGGCTGGCGATGCAAAGCGGCACCCAGGCGGCCAAGGAAGCGGCCAACATGATTGACCTGGACTCGAACCCCACCAAGCTGATTGAGGTGGTGGAAATCGGGAAAGGTCTGCTGATGACCCGGGGCGCCCTGACCACCTTTTCCATTGCCAACGATGTGGCCAAGTACTTTGCCATTCTTCCCGCGCTGTTTGCCGCGCAACTGCCCGCCCTGGCCCCGCTGAACGTGATGGGCCTGCGCAGCCCCGAAAGCGCCATTCTGTCGGCCGTCATCTTCAACGCCCTGGTGATTCCGGCCCTGATTCCGGTGGCCCTGAAAGGGGTGCGCTACACCCCCGGCAGCGCCGACGCCCTGCTGGCCCGCAACCTGCTGGTGTACGGTCTGGGCGGCGTCCTGGTGCCGTTCGTGGGCATCAAGCTGATTGACCTGCTACTGGGGGCGCTGGGGGTGTGA
- the kdpC gene encoding potassium-transporting ATPase subunit KdpC — protein sequence MTTLPPAAASAPDHSPQPGFFSWLRFSLLWLVLGGAAYPLLTTVTAGALFPWQAQGSLLQQDGRVMGSARVGQPFSGEQYFVGRPSAAGRGYDPVNASGSNLAVSNPALRGRVQADAQAIAAREGVSVSQIPADLVTASGSGLDPHISPAGAELQVARVARVRGLDEAQVRALVARFTERGPLGLGQSGVNVLQLNLALDQLALQRAQPGQAP from the coding sequence ATGACCACACTGCCGCCAGCCGCTGCCTCTGCCCCCGACCACTCACCCCAACCCGGCTTTTTCTCGTGGCTGCGGTTCTCGCTGCTGTGGCTGGTGCTGGGGGGCGCCGCGTACCCCCTGCTGACCACCGTGACGGCCGGCGCGCTCTTTCCCTGGCAGGCGCAGGGCTCGCTGCTGCAGCAGGATGGGCGCGTGATGGGCTCGGCGCGGGTGGGGCAGCCGTTCAGCGGCGAGCAGTACTTTGTGGGCCGCCCCAGTGCGGCGGGGCGCGGCTACGACCCGGTGAACGCCTCGGGCAGCAATCTGGCGGTCAGCAACCCGGCGCTGCGCGGGCGGGTGCAGGCCGATGCCCAGGCCATCGCCGCGCGTGAGGGCGTCTCTGTCAGTCAGATTCCTGCCGATCTGGTCACGGCCAGCGGCAGCGGCCTGGACCCGCATATCTCGCCCGCCGGGGCCGAGCTGCAGGTGGCCCGGGTGGCGCGCGTGCGCGGCCTGGACGAAGCCCAGGTGCGCGCCCTGGTGGCCCGGTTCACCGAGCGCGGCCCGCTGGGACTGGGCCAGAGCGGGGTCAACGTGCTGCAGCTGAATCTCGCCCTGGACCAGCTGGCCCTTCAGCGCGCCCAGCCTGGGCAGGCCCCCTGA
- a CDS encoding universal stress protein, producing MTDAPDPIRLPPRRPAPETARGRHKVYVGMAAGVGKTTRALHELRERLQGGEDALIGVLETHGRADTIRAAQGLPLFGRLELRRGEVTLGELDVDGLLRRRPETVLVDELAHTNAPGSAREKRWQDVEALLAAGINVLSTVNVQHLESLNDTVARLTGVRVRERLPDQVLRDANELVLIDLPPDDLRARLRAGKVYGPEKIEQALSHFFTVPNLTALREIALRQVANAVEMEAPAGEPGVQERVVVAVSAAPTAARLIRRGGQLAERLRGELHVVTVRPARLSPEQGRLLDTFRAVTAALGGHFEVLDPQGSVAQTLVRYVQGCHATQVVLGESRRSRWEEWWRGDIIKTVLRDTRKVDVYVITRE from the coding sequence GTGACCGACGCTCCCGACCCCATCCGGCTGCCCCCGCGCCGCCCCGCCCCGGAGACGGCGCGGGGGCGGCATAAGGTGTACGTGGGCATGGCCGCCGGGGTGGGCAAGACCACCCGCGCCCTGCACGAACTGCGCGAGCGCCTGCAGGGCGGCGAGGACGCCCTGATCGGCGTGCTGGAAACCCACGGCCGGGCCGACACCATCCGCGCGGCGCAGGGCCTGCCGCTGTTTGGGCGCCTGGAGCTGCGCCGGGGCGAGGTGACCCTGGGCGAACTGGACGTGGACGGCCTGCTGCGCCGCCGCCCCGAAACGGTGCTGGTAGACGAGCTGGCCCACACCAACGCCCCCGGCAGCGCGCGTGAAAAACGCTGGCAGGATGTCGAGGCGCTGCTGGCGGCAGGGATTAACGTGCTGTCCACGGTGAATGTGCAGCACCTGGAATCGCTGAACGACACCGTGGCCCGCCTGACCGGCGTGCGGGTGCGCGAGCGCCTGCCCGATCAGGTGCTGCGCGACGCCAACGAGCTGGTGCTCATTGACCTGCCCCCCGACGACCTGCGCGCCCGCCTGCGCGCGGGCAAGGTGTATGGCCCGGAGAAAATCGAGCAGGCGCTGAGCCACTTCTTTACCGTGCCCAACCTCACGGCCCTGCGCGAGATCGCGCTGCGGCAGGTGGCCAACGCGGTGGAAATGGAAGCCCCGGCCGGCGAACCCGGCGTGCAGGAGCGGGTGGTGGTGGCGGTCTCGGCGGCCCCCACCGCCGCGCGCCTGATTCGCCGGGGCGGGCAGCTGGCCGAGCGTCTGCGCGGCGAACTGCATGTGGTCACGGTGCGCCCGGCGCGTCTCAGCCCCGAACAGGGGCGGCTACTGGACACCTTCCGGGCCGTCACGGCGGCGCTGGGCGGCCACTTTGAGGTGCTTGACCCTCAGGGCAGCGTGGCGCAGACACTGGTGCGCTACGTGCAGGGCTGCCACGCCACGCAGGTGGTGCTGGGCGAAAGCCGCCGCTCGCGCTGGGAAGAGTGGTGGCGCGGCGACATCATCAAGACCGTGCTGCGCGACACCCGCAAGGTGGACGTGTACGTGATCACGCGGGAGTAG
- a CDS encoding phosphotransferase: MSLLNPWGLPDDAGYDTFSALHAQALAPWQLALEDIRARHGLPGGPFTRFVLGKNAVFGCGEVVVKLVPPIWAGDAAREAAALRAVQGRLPLPTPELLATGRLGRWAYLVTARLPGRPLAEVWRDLDVPGQTRLAGQQAELLLAVQALPPPPKLHFDWPGLLLRQGLELHAALQAPPALAQAAEAFLQDVSWNGPGFGRAPVFQHGDLNFLNLLVEERGGQITLSALMDWSDARSGPAAHDLISPAVNQFRRWPQARRAWAGVLAPTPEDRREATARALLYYPDDWNAILADLGAAQATSWEDVGDMLFGTT, translated from the coding sequence ATGAGCCTGCTGAATCCCTGGGGGCTGCCCGACGACGCCGGGTACGACACTTTCAGCGCCCTGCACGCCCAGGCGCTGGCGCCGTGGCAGCTGGCCCTGGAAGACATCCGGGCGCGGCACGGCCTGCCCGGCGGCCCCTTCACCCGCTTTGTCCTGGGCAAGAACGCGGTCTTCGGGTGCGGCGAGGTGGTGGTCAAGCTGGTGCCGCCCATCTGGGCCGGGGACGCGGCGCGCGAGGCAGCGGCGCTGCGGGCTGTGCAGGGCCGCCTGCCCCTGCCCACGCCCGAGCTGCTGGCGACGGGGCGGCTGGGGCGCTGGGCCTATCTGGTCACGGCCCGGCTGCCTGGGCGCCCACTGGCCGAGGTCTGGCGCGACCTGGACGTGCCTGGCCAGACGCGGCTGGCCGGGCAACAGGCCGAGCTGCTCCTCGCCGTGCAGGCGCTGCCCCCCCCGCCGAAACTGCACTTCGACTGGCCGGGGTTGCTGTTGCGGCAGGGCCTGGAGCTCCACGCCGCCCTGCAGGCCCCCCCGGCGCTGGCCCAGGCCGCCGAGGCCTTTCTGCAGGACGTGAGCTGGAATGGCCCCGGGTTTGGCCGCGCGCCCGTCTTTCAGCACGGTGACCTGAACTTTCTGAACCTGCTGGTCGAGGAACGCGGGGGCCAGATCACGCTGAGCGCCCTGATGGACTGGAGTGACGCCCGAAGTGGCCCCGCCGCGCACGACCTGATCTCACCAGCCGTCAACCAGTTCCGGCGCTGGCCGCAGGCCCGCCGCGCGTGGGCCGGGGTGCTGGCCCCCACGCCCGAGGACCGGCGGGAAGCCACCGCACGGGCCCTGCTCTACTACCCCGACGACTGGAACGCCATTCTGGCCGATCTGGGGGCGGCGCAGGCCACCTCCTGGGAGGACGTGGGGGACATGCTGTTCGGCACAACTTAA
- a CDS encoding HAD family hydrolase has product MSALRPPAPQAVILDLDDTLFDDTACTRAGLQALAAAHGLTCTPQELFTRHAAHIRAIDPLLFRGEVDAHGARVLRFSRLLGDLGVPAPDGEAATRLYRAAYRQAWAPLEGAADLLRALRAAGLKVAVLTNYVRDVQAEKLAHVDLHRLVDALLCVEDMPAPKPDPRAYHAACAALGVAPAQAVMVGDSWANDVAGALAAGLRAVWVNRPGHPAPNPAVPQVQTLAGLPALLGLNTALA; this is encoded by the coding sequence GTGTCTGCCCTGCGCCCTCCCGCCCCCCAGGCCGTGATTCTGGATCTGGACGACACCCTGTTCGACGACACCGCGTGTACCCGGGCGGGTTTGCAGGCGCTGGCCGCCGCCCACGGGCTGACCTGTACGCCCCAGGAGCTGTTTACCCGCCACGCCGCCCACATCCGCGCCATTGATCCGCTGCTGTTCCGGGGCGAGGTAGATGCCCACGGCGCCCGCGTGCTGCGCTTTTCCCGGCTGCTGGGCGACTTAGGCGTGCCGGCGCCAGACGGTGAGGCGGCCACCCGGCTCTACCGCGCCGCCTACCGGCAGGCGTGGGCTCCGCTGGAGGGCGCTGCCGACCTGCTGCGCGCGTTGCGGGCGGCCGGGCTGAAGGTGGCTGTCCTGACCAACTACGTGCGAGACGTGCAGGCCGAGAAACTGGCCCATGTTGACCTGCACCGGCTGGTGGACGCCCTGCTGTGTGTGGAGGATATGCCAGCCCCCAAACCAGACCCGCGCGCCTACCACGCCGCCTGCGCCGCGCTGGGGGTGGCCCCGGCGCAGGCGGTGATGGTGGGGGATTCCTGGGCGAACGATGTGGCCGGGGCCCTGGCCGCCGGGCTGCGCGCGGTGTGGGTGAACCGCCCGGGGCACCCGGCGCCCAACCCGGCGGTGCCGCAGGTGCAGACCCTGGCCGGATTGCCCGCCCTGCTGGGCCTGAACACGGCTTTGGCTTAA
- a CDS encoding GNAT family N-acetyltransferase produces MTPPVLIRPATPDDAAFAAPLIQATIGRISWALTGTQSDEAAAQVIQAHWAQPGHRLSFAQTRVLEGRGQPLGLAVAYPGADAWALDEPWRARLRALGQPDDIESEGTPGELYLDTLAVVPNARGQGLGARLLADTAHWAAGLGLPRVGLLVEADNPAARLYARAGFRPVGTRRLAGGTYTHLVRPVSPPSE; encoded by the coding sequence GTGACGCCGCCTGTCCTCATTCGCCCGGCCACCCCGGACGACGCCGCCTTTGCCGCGCCGCTCATTCAGGCGACCATTGGCCGCATTAGCTGGGCGCTGACGGGCACACAGAGCGATGAGGCGGCGGCCCAGGTCATCCAGGCCCACTGGGCGCAGCCTGGGCACCGCCTGAGCTTTGCGCAAACGCGGGTGCTGGAAGGCCGTGGGCAGCCGCTGGGGCTGGCCGTGGCCTACCCCGGGGCCGACGCCTGGGCGCTGGACGAACCCTGGCGCGCCCGCCTGCGGGCTCTGGGCCAGCCGGACGACATAGAGAGTGAGGGCACACCCGGCGAACTGTACCTGGACACGCTGGCCGTGGTGCCCAATGCGCGCGGGCAGGGCCTGGGGGCCCGGCTGCTGGCGGACACCGCCCACTGGGCTGCCGGGCTGGGCCTGCCCCGGGTGGGGCTGCTGGTGGAGGCCGACAATCCGGCCGCGCGCCTGTACGCCCGCGCGGGCTTTCGCCCGGTGGGCACGCGGCGGCTGGCGGGGGGCACCTACACGCACCTCGTGCGCCCTGTCTCTCCTCCTTCGGAGTGA
- a CDS encoding LCP family protein → MRAAVVVLVALAGVGALLAPAVPFLSRYGTLPKKADGPVNVLLAGVDVNYDDTAPVWPYPAKPENYNGRTDTIMLAQAWPDGRVNLLSIPRDSWVNIPGYGWGKINGANAHGGPGMLVRAVESLTGLRVDAHALLSLNALPALTDAAGGVTVDVQQAMKYDDKAGNLHIDLKPGRQRLNGEQAVGFLRFRKDNLGDIGRIARQQQFLGALAAQSKNPLHWWRLPAMVGAADRNMKTNLSRAQVAALLGAALGGVKLQTFSVPGDFGAGGTWAVDRAALQATVAKHFRDPNDPRTLGVAVVNTDAPDGSARRLKARLEALGYTNVWIVNEARAPATTTATGEAAARVLQDVGHGAVSQAAGAPGADVTVRLGNDTPGE, encoded by the coding sequence GTGCGCGCCGCTGTCGTTGTTCTGGTTGCCCTGGCGGGTGTGGGCGCCCTGCTGGCCCCTGCCGTTCCCTTTCTGAGCCGCTACGGCACCCTGCCCAAAAAAGCGGATGGCCCCGTTAATGTCCTACTGGCCGGCGTGGACGTGAACTACGACGACACGGCCCCAGTCTGGCCCTACCCCGCCAAGCCCGAAAATTACAATGGCCGCACCGATACCATCATGCTGGCGCAGGCGTGGCCGGACGGCCGCGTGAACCTGCTGAGCATCCCACGCGACTCCTGGGTGAATATCCCTGGTTACGGCTGGGGCAAGATCAACGGCGCCAACGCGCATGGCGGCCCCGGGATGCTGGTGCGCGCCGTCGAGAGCCTGACTGGCTTGCGGGTGGATGCCCACGCCCTCCTGAGCCTGAACGCCCTGCCCGCCCTGACCGACGCGGCCGGCGGCGTGACCGTGGACGTGCAGCAGGCCATGAAGTACGACGACAAGGCCGGCAACCTCCACATTGATCTGAAACCGGGCCGCCAGCGCCTGAACGGCGAACAGGCGGTGGGCTTTCTGCGCTTTCGCAAGGACAACCTGGGCGATATTGGCCGCATTGCCCGCCAGCAGCAGTTTCTGGGGGCCCTGGCCGCGCAGTCGAAAAACCCGCTGCACTGGTGGCGCCTGCCCGCCATGGTGGGTGCGGCGGACCGCAACATGAAAACCAACCTCAGCCGGGCGCAGGTGGCGGCCCTGCTGGGCGCGGCCCTGGGGGGGGTGAAGCTGCAAACCTTCAGCGTGCCCGGCGATTTCGGTGCCGGCGGCACCTGGGCGGTGGACCGCGCCGCGCTGCAGGCCACTGTTGCCAAGCACTTCCGCGACCCCAACGACCCGCGCACCCTGGGCGTGGCCGTGGTGAACACCGACGCCCCAGACGGCAGCGCCCGGCGCCTGAAAGCCCGCCTGGAAGCCCTGGGCTACACCAACGTCTGGATCGTGAACGAGGCGCGCGCCCCCGCCACCACCACCGCCACAGGCGAGGCCGCCGCGCGGGTGCTGCAGGACGTGGGCCACGGCGCCGTCTCACAGGCCGCCGGAGCCCCCGGCGCCGACGTGACCGTGCGTCTGGGCAACGACACCCCGGGCGAGTAA
- a CDS encoding alpha-amylase family glycosyl hydrolase has translation MTPSLSGELKWWQSGIIYQIYPRSFQDDSGDGVGDLRGITRRLPYVASLGVQAVWLSPIFRSPMRDFGYDVADYCDIDPLFGTLADFDALVAEAHRLGLKVMLDYVPNHTSSDHAWFQAALSGQGSDKRDWYVWRDPAPDGGVPNNWKSFFGGPAWTLDEASGQYYLHQFLPTQPDLNWRNPLVREAMFEVLRFWMRRGVDGFRVDVIWLLAEDERFLDEPENPEWKEGQPEHWRLLHPYTQDQPETHEYIRQMRAVLDEFEDRMMVGEIYLPVEQLLPYAGTADAQMVHLPFNFHLILMPWRPEAVRAFADSYDAACRAAGTWPNWVLGNHDQHRFKTRLGPGQYRVAQTLLLTLRGTPTVYYGDEIGMENVPVPPERMVDPAGLQQPDVPGASRDPERTPMPWDAGENAGFSAPGTTPWLPLGDDAAQRHVAAQEADPHSDLHYFRALTRLRAAHPALVGGSYRSVDAGEDVFAFVREGGGERLTVLLNFSGQSQDLGELTGGQTLLSSQGDAPASGAPLRPHEARILR, from the coding sequence ATGACCCCCTCTCTGAGCGGCGAACTGAAGTGGTGGCAGAGCGGCATCATTTACCAGATCTACCCGCGCTCCTTTCAGGACGACAGCGGCGACGGCGTGGGCGACCTGCGCGGCATCACGCGGCGCCTGCCCTATGTGGCCAGCCTGGGGGTGCAGGCGGTGTGGCTCTCCCCCATCTTCCGCAGCCCCATGCGCGACTTCGGCTACGACGTGGCCGACTACTGCGACATTGATCCCCTGTTCGGCACCCTGGCCGACTTTGACGCGCTGGTGGCCGAGGCCCACCGCCTGGGCCTGAAGGTGATGCTGGACTATGTGCCCAACCACACGTCCTCAGACCACGCGTGGTTTCAGGCGGCGCTGAGCGGCCAGGGCAGCGACAAGCGCGACTGGTACGTGTGGCGCGATCCGGCCCCGGACGGCGGCGTGCCCAACAACTGGAAGTCCTTTTTCGGCGGCCCGGCCTGGACGCTGGATGAGGCGAGCGGCCAGTACTACCTGCACCAGTTTCTGCCCACCCAGCCGGACCTGAACTGGCGCAACCCCCTGGTGCGGGAGGCCATGTTCGAGGTGCTGCGCTTCTGGATGCGCCGGGGCGTGGACGGCTTCCGGGTGGACGTGATCTGGCTGCTGGCCGAGGACGAGCGCTTTCTGGACGAGCCGGAAAACCCCGAGTGGAAAGAAGGCCAGCCCGAGCACTGGCGCCTGCTGCACCCCTACACGCAGGACCAGCCGGAAACCCACGAGTACATCCGCCAGATGCGCGCGGTGCTCGATGAATTCGAGGACCGCATGATGGTGGGCGAGATTTACCTGCCGGTGGAACAGCTGCTGCCCTACGCGGGAACCGCAGACGCCCAGATGGTGCACCTGCCTTTCAACTTCCACCTGATCCTGATGCCCTGGCGCCCGGAAGCTGTGCGCGCCTTTGCCGACAGCTACGACGCCGCGTGCCGGGCAGCGGGCACGTGGCCCAACTGGGTGCTGGGCAATCACGACCAGCACCGCTTCAAGACCCGCCTGGGGCCGGGGCAGTACCGGGTGGCCCAGACCCTGCTGCTGACCCTGCGCGGCACACCCACCGTGTACTACGGCGACGAGATTGGCATGGAGAACGTGCCGGTGCCCCCCGAGCGCATGGTGGACCCGGCCGGTTTGCAGCAGCCAGACGTGCCCGGCGCCAGCCGCGACCCCGAACGCACGCCGATGCCCTGGGACGCGGGCGAGAACGCCGGCTTCAGCGCGCCTGGCACCACCCCGTGGCTGCCCCTGGGCGACGACGCCGCGCAGCGTCATGTGGCCGCCCAGGAAGCGGACCCCCACAGCGACCTGCACTACTTCCGCGCCCTGACCCGCCTGCGCGCCGCCCACCCGGCGCTGGTGGGCGGCAGCTACCGCAGCGTGGACGCGGGCGAGGATGTCTTCGCCTTTGTGCGCGAGGGTGGCGGCGAGCGCCTGACGGTCCTGCTGAACTTCAGCGGCCAGAGCCAGGACCTGGGCGAGCTGACCGGGGGCCAGACCCTGCTGAGCAGCCAAGGTGACGCGCCCGCCAGCGGCGCGCCCCTGCGCCCCCACGAGGCCCGCATCCTGCGCTGA